One part of the Aurantibacillus circumpalustris genome encodes these proteins:
- a CDS encoding two-component regulator propeller domain-containing protein: MYFRNIIQFFLLLLPLLFNAQSYHFSNFGVKDGLAQSNVSGIIQDSAGFYWLATDGGVSRFDGKNFINYTKEDGLADNNVSAIFLDKNNHIWLGHENGMLTKYDGKTFTEIKSKLLPKDKKIYGFFQDKTGSLWISTFSAGVIKILDPSRDLKEQLAIKVYSGRQGLSQYVISTSQDTKGNLWFLTDVGIKIMDRSTRQFDFFRPENMPIGQISALTLDHNNNFLVGTLAGSVSKYDVAKNKFELLFSPQEIANDIFGGGPNYVYTILEDRENNIWVTVANRGVYRYNEKTKKVTAFNSNNGLATNKIKNIFEDKDGNILLGTSGEGLQVFSGEKFVSISKRNGMRDNQVWAISQDRNGNYWFGTNEGLTLYNPKETHDKACKNITMAEGLPNNNIRAIVADKYGNLWIGMWGGKVIKYDSQQGHLQQIPALNDIVNTLVSSLLIDSRNRLWIGTYEGIVYYDLATGAIKTLRTIDGLSDNDISCLFEDTKGNIWIGTKQKGISVYNGKEIRKYNRENGLNNTSISSITEDAKHRIWVGTEGGGAFVYDGKSFTNYKVKDGLESDFITLVTADKNNNVWLGTNKGLNKFSLEKATFSSYLSGDGFTGVETKSRSFYSDNENNLWFGTVNGAFKYSPKLDEKLPPPPLTKMLSFKVNLKEYPLSDKVELSYEENSLNFEFVGISLSNPEGVKYKIKLDGYDGDWKTVTETSQVYSNLTDNEYVFHLRSCNSRGVCSESIDIKINISPPYWKTWWFYLIMFSIIVSALFAYIKIRERKLRDEKKILEDKVNERTAEVVEKNKELDEINKDITASIRYAKRIQDAILPPDDFVKKHLPNTFVLFKPKDIVSGDFYWMEDKKDTVIFAAVDCTGHGVPGAFMSIVGHNLLDRVVGEQKITQPARILDELNKSISDTLRQTDLEDNTVRDGMDIAICSFDKKKGVLEYAGAYNPLWIIRNKELIEIKANKFPIGNSKSGENNKFTNHEIPLEKGDTIYIFSDGYSDQFGGPAGKKFKSSALKHLLVNSQHLGMAEQRELLNISIENWRGTHEQVDDILVIGTRYN, encoded by the coding sequence ATGTATTTCAGAAACATTATACAATTCTTTCTACTTTTATTACCACTTTTATTTAATGCGCAATCCTATCATTTCTCCAATTTTGGGGTAAAAGATGGGTTGGCGCAATCTAACGTTTCGGGTATTATTCAGGATAGTGCTGGGTTTTATTGGTTGGCAACAGATGGCGGCGTTTCAAGATTCGACGGAAAAAATTTCATTAATTATACTAAAGAAGACGGCCTAGCGGATAATAATGTCAGCGCTATTTTTTTAGATAAAAATAATCACATTTGGTTGGGTCACGAAAATGGAATGCTTACCAAATATGACGGTAAAACCTTTACTGAAATAAAATCAAAATTGCTTCCCAAAGATAAAAAAATATATGGTTTTTTTCAGGATAAAACGGGTAGTTTGTGGATTTCAACGTTTTCTGCAGGTGTTATCAAAATTTTAGATCCGTCAAGAGATTTAAAGGAACAGCTGGCAATTAAAGTTTATTCAGGCCGTCAGGGCTTAAGCCAATACGTTATTTCTACATCGCAAGATACTAAAGGAAACCTCTGGTTTCTCACCGATGTGGGCATAAAAATAATGGACAGAAGTACGCGTCAATTTGATTTTTTCAGACCTGAAAATATGCCAATCGGGCAAATTTCAGCGTTAACACTGGATCACAACAATAATTTTTTGGTTGGAACTCTTGCTGGAAGTGTATCGAAATATGACGTAGCTAAAAATAAATTCGAACTCCTTTTTAGTCCTCAGGAAATTGCTAATGATATATTTGGTGGAGGGCCAAACTATGTTTATACAATTCTTGAAGATAGGGAGAATAATATCTGGGTAACAGTTGCGAATAGGGGCGTGTACAGATATAATGAAAAGACAAAGAAAGTTACAGCTTTTAATTCAAACAACGGCTTAGCGACCAATAAAATAAAAAATATTTTTGAAGATAAAGATGGAAATATTCTTTTGGGCACTTCTGGCGAAGGGTTACAGGTATTTTCTGGTGAAAAATTTGTCTCGATTTCTAAACGAAACGGAATGCGTGATAATCAGGTCTGGGCAATAAGCCAGGATCGAAATGGAAATTATTGGTTTGGTACCAACGAAGGTTTAACATTATATAATCCTAAAGAGACCCATGACAAGGCTTGTAAAAATATAACTATGGCAGAAGGATTGCCGAACAATAATATTCGTGCAATAGTGGCTGATAAATATGGAAATCTGTGGATTGGTATGTGGGGTGGTAAGGTTATTAAGTATGATTCACAGCAAGGACATTTACAACAAATCCCAGCTCTAAACGATATTGTAAATACTTTAGTAAGTTCTCTTTTGATTGATAGTAGAAATCGTTTATGGATTGGAACCTATGAAGGAATTGTATACTATGATCTCGCTACTGGTGCTATTAAAACATTACGTACAATAGACGGATTAAGTGACAATGACATTTCATGTCTTTTTGAAGACACAAAAGGAAATATTTGGATTGGAACAAAACAAAAGGGAATAAGCGTTTACAATGGTAAAGAGATTAGAAAATATAATCGTGAAAACGGTCTCAATAACACAAGTATTTCTTCAATAACAGAAGACGCTAAGCATAGAATTTGGGTTGGAACTGAAGGTGGTGGTGCTTTTGTTTATGATGGAAAGTCTTTTACGAATTATAAAGTAAAAGATGGACTCGAATCTGATTTTATTACACTTGTTACCGCAGATAAAAACAATAATGTTTGGTTAGGAACAAATAAAGGACTCAATAAATTTAGCCTTGAAAAAGCTACATTCTCCTCTTACTTGAGCGGTGATGGTTTTACGGGTGTAGAAACAAAGTCGAGATCATTTTATAGTGATAATGAAAATAATCTTTGGTTTGGTACTGTAAATGGAGCATTTAAGTATAGTCCAAAACTTGATGAAAAGCTTCCACCACCACCCCTCACAAAAATGCTTTCATTTAAAGTTAATCTTAAAGAGTACCCCCTCTCAGATAAAGTTGAATTATCTTACGAAGAAAATTCTCTAAATTTTGAATTCGTAGGTATTTCGCTTTCAAACCCGGAAGGAGTGAAATATAAAATTAAACTTGATGGTTACGATGGGGATTGGAAGACAGTCACAGAAACTTCCCAAGTATATTCAAACCTTACAGATAATGAATATGTTTTTCATCTAAGATCTTGCAATAGTAGAGGAGTTTGTAGTGAATCTATAGATATTAAAATAAATATTAGTCCACCATACTGGAAAACCTGGTGGTTTTATTTAATTATGTTTTCTATAATAGTAAGTGCTTTGTTTGCTTATATTAAAATAAGAGAACGAAAATTACGCGATGAAAAGAAAATACTGGAAGATAAAGTAAACGAACGCACCGCTGAAGTTGTAGAAAAAAACAAAGAATTGGATGAAATAAATAAGGATATTACTGCAAGTATTCGTTACGCCAAACGTATTCAAGATGCTATTTTGCCACCGGATGATTTCGTGAAAAAGCATTTACCTAACACGTTTGTTCTTTTTAAACCGAAGGACATAGTAAGTGGAGATTTTTATTGGATGGAAGATAAAAAAGACACAGTTATCTTTGCAGCCGTTGATTGTACGGGCCATGGTGTTCCGGGTGCTTTTATGTCGATTGTTGGGCATAATTTATTAGACAGAGTTGTTGGTGAGCAAAAAATAACGCAACCCGCGAGAATACTGGACGAATTAAACAAAAGTATATCCGATACCTTACGACAAACAGATTTAGAGGATAATACCGTGCGTGACGGAATGGACATTGCGATTTGTTCCTTCGATAAGAAGAAGGGAGTGCTTGAATATGCTGGTGCATATAATCCTTTATGGATAATCAGAAATAAAGAGTTAATCGAAATAAAAGCCAATAAATTTCCTATAGGTAATTCGAAATCTGGTGAAAACAATAAGTTTACCAATCACGAAATTCCGCTTGAAAAGGGAGATACTATTTACATATTTTCTGACGGATATTCAGATCAGTTTGGCGGACCTGCAGGTAAAAAATTTAAATCAAGTGCTTTAAAACATTTGCTCGTTAATTCACAACACTTGGGAATGGCTGAGCAAAGAGAGTTGCTTAATATATCCATTGAAAATTGGCGTGGCACACATGAACAAGTAGATGATATTTTAGTTATTGGCACTCGCTATAACTAA
- a CDS encoding caspase family protein, translating to MSIFRSLLIVGILALIPSFVLAQSPKKYMSAAVKFEKAKNYEGAIENYSKALEMEPKLEKAYISRAVCYEKINFKSEAIEDYNKASVFNPKEKKYYYESGRLFAELKKNKEADDMLRKAIERDKHYVDALALEVKVLFELRDYNYGMKVTEMALANKKTALSLYNHAVMLDSLKNNIEAEKFYRSSKQVDAKFIPAYVALALTQIELNKTDDAMKVCNEALTKDPNNPDVFFTKSLVHAAKKDYQNAINEITKVILTKPTTEAFMQRASFYAVLGQHHNSINDYSQIIRLDDKNVVAYLNRAYASELIQNFKAALSDYNRVASLATGDEKIDGIVKQAKKKIFELNKESTKPEIELTSMKADKNVIKIASDKNEITLKGIVKDASLIKNIDVNSGTAVFSMDSLNPVFTLNITDLVKLNEITVSATDVYNNTQTTQFKIEKTESDKPIIAIETPIATFENEIFIENNNQEIYLQGKIKDASLIESIIIDGISASFNPSNLNPEFSTQIKIAEKAKISITVKDIYGNENIQVYALNRTASTAGVDNPMGNTWVVFIENSKYTNFPSLEGPAKDVTAMRTALANYKITKTVFKQNMTKIEMEKFFSIELRDYVKNNNINSLLIWYAGHGKYVSPTGYWVPADGKTDDEFSYFGINNLKAAMQSYAGKLVHTLVITDACESGATFLMAMRGGDDEKRCDNFELTKAKSSQVFTSAGYELASDNSQFTKTFVSALNNNVEPCLPIEKIVKKVTYSVSQAGNQAPKFGKIKDLEDEGGTYFFIKK from the coding sequence ATGTCAATATTCAGAAGTTTATTAATCGTGGGAATATTAGCGCTAATTCCGTCATTTGTTTTAGCTCAATCTCCAAAAAAATATATGAGCGCTGCTGTGAAGTTTGAAAAAGCAAAGAATTATGAAGGCGCAATAGAAAACTATTCAAAAGCATTAGAAATGGAGCCAAAGTTAGAAAAGGCTTACATATCAAGGGCTGTATGTTACGAAAAAATAAATTTTAAATCTGAAGCGATTGAAGATTACAACAAAGCTTCTGTTTTTAACCCGAAGGAAAAAAAATACTATTATGAGTCTGGCCGCTTATTTGCAGAACTTAAGAAAAATAAAGAAGCTGATGATATGTTGCGTAAAGCAATCGAACGCGATAAACATTACGTAGACGCATTGGCTTTGGAAGTTAAGGTTTTATTTGAATTGAGAGATTACAATTACGGTATGAAGGTAACCGAAATGGCTCTTGCTAACAAAAAAACCGCTTTGAGTTTGTACAATCATGCTGTAATGCTTGATAGCTTAAAGAATAACATTGAAGCTGAGAAATTCTATAGAAGTTCAAAACAGGTAGACGCCAAATTTATTCCTGCTTACGTTGCTCTTGCTTTAACTCAAATTGAGTTAAACAAGACTGACGATGCTATGAAGGTTTGTAATGAAGCTTTGACTAAGGATCCTAATAATCCAGATGTGTTTTTTACAAAAAGTTTAGTACACGCGGCTAAAAAGGATTACCAAAATGCCATAAATGAAATCACTAAGGTTATTTTAACCAAACCAACTACCGAAGCATTTATGCAAAGAGCTTCGTTTTATGCAGTTCTTGGTCAACATCACAATTCAATCAATGATTATTCTCAAATTATTAGACTGGATGATAAAAACGTTGTAGCTTATTTAAATAGGGCTTACGCAAGCGAATTGATTCAGAACTTTAAAGCGGCATTATCCGACTACAATAGAGTAGCTTCCCTTGCAACAGGCGATGAAAAGATTGACGGCATTGTGAAACAGGCGAAAAAGAAGATTTTTGAGTTGAATAAAGAATCCACTAAGCCTGAGATTGAGCTTACTTCCATGAAAGCTGACAAAAACGTCATTAAAATAGCATCTGATAAAAACGAAATCACTCTTAAAGGTATTGTAAAGGATGCCAGCTTAATTAAAAATATTGATGTTAACTCAGGAACTGCTGTATTTTCAATGGATTCATTGAACCCTGTTTTTACTTTAAATATTACAGATCTGGTTAAATTAAATGAAATTACAGTGAGCGCTACAGATGTATATAACAATACTCAAACGACTCAGTTTAAAATTGAAAAAACAGAAAGCGACAAGCCAATTATAGCTATTGAAACTCCAATTGCTACTTTTGAAAATGAAATCTTTATTGAAAACAATAACCAGGAGATTTATTTGCAAGGTAAAATAAAGGATGCCAGTTTGATTGAATCAATTATCATCGATGGAATAAGTGCTTCTTTTAACCCAAGTAATCTTAACCCGGAATTTTCTACTCAAATAAAAATTGCTGAAAAAGCAAAAATTTCAATTACTGTTAAAGATATTTATGGTAATGAAAACATTCAAGTTTATGCGCTTAACCGCACTGCTTCAACCGCTGGTGTTGACAATCCGATGGGCAATACTTGGGTTGTTTTTATCGAAAACAGTAAATACACAAATTTTCCTAGCCTTGAAGGTCCAGCGAAGGACGTAACTGCGATGAGAACAGCTTTAGCTAATTACAAAATAACTAAAACCGTTTTTAAGCAAAACATGACTAAGATTGAAATGGAGAAGTTCTTTTCCATTGAGTTAAGGGACTATGTAAAGAATAATAACATTAACTCCTTATTGATTTGGTATGCTGGACATGGTAAGTATGTGAGTCCTACTGGATACTGGGTACCTGCTGATGGAAAAACTGACGATGAGTTTAGCTATTTTGGTATTAATAACTTAAAGGCGGCTATGCAGTCGTATGCAGGGAAGTTAGTTCATACACTTGTAATTACTGACGCTTGCGAATCAGGAGCAACTTTTTTAATGGCAATGCGTGGTGGTGATGATGAAAAACGTTGTGATAATTTCGAACTAACAAAAGCTAAATCTTCTCAAGTATTTACTTCAGCTGGTTATGAACTCGCTTCAGATAACTCACAGTTCACTAAAACATTTGTGAGCGCCCTCAACAATAATGTTGAACCATGTTTACCGATTGAGAAAATCGTGAAAAAGGTAACTTATTCTGTTTCTCAAGCTGGAAATCAAGCTCCAAAATTCGGAAAAATTAAAGATCTTGAAGATGAAGGTGGAACTTATTTCTTTATCAAAAAATAA
- a CDS encoding TonB-dependent receptor, translated as MKKYFILFFSFFCLNSFSQIITQTIRGTIIDKQSQATLPGVAVFLINSNPILGASTDEKGEFKIQNVPIGRWQIKVQAISYKENYVTVELNSGKESVLIVELEESVLQGEEVIITAIQDKTETNNKMSTVSARVFSAEEAGRYAGSRNDPARMAANYAGVSGANDSRNDIIIRGNSPLGILWRLNGIDIPNPNHFGNTGSTGGPISILNNNTLGSSDFMTGAFVADYGNATSGVFDLKMRQGNNEKHEFVGQVGFNGFELGAEGPFSKSKNSTFIVNYRYSTLAVFKALNIDFGAGAAVPQYQDITFKADFATKKFGKISFWGIGGLSYVALLESDKKEGQDLYGYSARDTYFRSNVGASGISHIILFKKSAYLKTNIGISGSQNIILADRIDSSFKTPKNLKPEYRQTTQNVRYSLNTTYNKKFNSRNFINLGIYSEVYKTVFVDSNDYLFGDNTFITLRNYSGTTAVLRAFLQWQHKFSDKFLINLGISDQVFLLNNSNAIEPRVGLKYALNQKQAFSFGAGLHSQLQPTYIYFATDTARNNRVETNKNLDFTRAAHAVLAYDNNFSANFRLKTEVYYQYIYNAPVKNYPNYFSVLNLGADFNSPNVSNLVSKGTGFNYGLEITLEKFYSKGFYFLWTSSFFESKYLASDGVIRNTAFNGNYVFNLLGGKEFRIKQKHVFSIDIRATYAGGKRYTPIDLNASIAANAEVRDVSQAFQQQYSPYFRMDVKPGYRYNAKKVTHEFTIDLQNVTRNLNVFQQTYDLTNKTINTNYQLKFFVIPQYRILF; from the coding sequence ATGAAAAAATACTTTATACTATTCTTTTCGTTTTTTTGTTTAAACAGCTTTTCCCAAATCATCACGCAAACCATCCGTGGAACTATTATTGACAAGCAAAGTCAAGCAACGTTACCAGGAGTTGCTGTATTCCTTATAAATTCTAATCCAATCCTTGGAGCTAGCACGGATGAAAAGGGAGAATTTAAAATACAGAATGTTCCTATTGGAAGATGGCAAATAAAAGTTCAAGCAATAAGTTATAAAGAAAATTACGTCACAGTTGAATTAAATTCAGGAAAAGAATCAGTTTTAATTGTAGAGCTTGAAGAAAGTGTTTTGCAGGGTGAGGAAGTGATAATAACAGCAATTCAGGATAAAACAGAAACAAACAACAAGATGAGTACCGTTAGTGCACGCGTGTTTAGTGCAGAGGAAGCGGGACGTTATGCTGGAAGTCGCAACGATCCAGCTCGAATGGCTGCTAATTATGCTGGAGTTAGCGGTGCAAATGATTCACGAAACGATATAATTATACGAGGGAATTCACCCTTGGGTATTTTATGGCGACTAAATGGTATTGATATCCCCAACCCGAATCATTTTGGGAATACAGGTTCTACCGGTGGACCTATTAGCATATTAAACAATAATACATTAGGTAGTTCTGATTTTATGACCGGAGCCTTTGTTGCAGACTATGGCAATGCTACTTCTGGAGTATTTGATCTTAAAATGAGACAGGGTAATAATGAAAAGCATGAGTTTGTTGGGCAAGTAGGGTTTAACGGTTTTGAGCTTGGTGCAGAGGGGCCTTTTAGTAAAAGTAAAAATTCTACTTTCATAGTTAACTATCGTTACTCAACATTAGCCGTTTTTAAAGCGCTTAACATTGATTTCGGAGCAGGTGCCGCTGTACCTCAATATCAAGATATCACATTTAAGGCAGATTTTGCTACAAAAAAATTCGGTAAAATTTCTTTTTGGGGTATTGGAGGACTCAGTTACGTTGCGCTTTTAGAAAGTGATAAAAAAGAAGGGCAGGACTTGTATGGATACAGTGCGCGCGATACTTATTTCCGATCGAATGTCGGGGCAAGTGGGATCTCGCACATAATTTTATTTAAGAAGAGCGCGTACTTAAAAACAAATATTGGAATAAGTGGAAGTCAAAATATTATTCTTGCTGATAGAATTGATTCGTCTTTTAAAACGCCCAAAAACCTTAAACCTGAGTATCGACAAACAACACAAAATGTCAGATACTCTTTAAATACAACCTATAACAAGAAATTTAACTCACGTAATTTTATTAATCTAGGGATTTATAGTGAAGTTTATAAGACTGTTTTTGTAGATAGTAATGATTATTTATTTGGCGATAACACATTTATAACTTTGCGAAACTACAGTGGTACAACAGCAGTACTAAGAGCGTTTTTGCAATGGCAACATAAATTCAGCGATAAATTTTTAATCAATCTAGGAATCAGCGATCAGGTTTTTTTACTGAATAATTCTAACGCCATAGAGCCACGTGTTGGTTTAAAATATGCGTTAAATCAAAAACAAGCATTTAGTTTTGGAGCCGGATTGCATAGTCAGCTTCAACCAACCTATATTTATTTTGCTACTGACACAGCAAGAAATAATCGTGTAGAAACAAATAAAAATCTTGATTTCACCAGAGCCGCCCATGCAGTGCTAGCTTACGACAACAACTTTTCGGCTAATTTTCGTTTAAAAACAGAAGTGTATTACCAATATATTTATAATGCCCCTGTAAAAAATTATCCTAACTATTTTTCAGTTCTTAATCTTGGTGCTGATTTTAATAGTCCGAATGTGAGTAATCTAGTTAGCAAGGGAACCGGCTTTAACTATGGTTTAGAAATAACACTTGAAAAATTTTATAGTAAAGGGTTTTATTTTTTGTGGACAAGCAGTTTCTTCGAAAGTAAATATTTGGCAAGTGATGGTGTGATAAGAAATACGGCGTTTAATGGCAATTATGTTTTTAATCTATTGGGCGGAAAAGAATTTAGGATTAAACAAAAGCATGTCTTTAGTATTGATATCAGAGCCACTTATGCAGGTGGTAAACGTTACACACCAATTGATCTGAATGCAAGTATTGCTGCAAATGCAGAGGTACGCGATGTGTCTCAAGCCTTTCAACAACAATACTCCCCTTATTTCAGAATGGATGTTAAGCCAGGATACCGTTACAATGCTAAAAAAGTAACACACGAATTCACAATCGATTTACAAAATGTGACAAGAAATTTAAACGTTTTTCAGCAGACCTACGACCTAACCAACAAAACAATTAATACAAACTATCAGTTAAAGTTTTTTGTTATTCCGCAGTACCGAATTTTGTTTTGA
- a CDS encoding SDR family oxidoreductase: MLIVVTGASKGIGFEMVKLFSKDPSHLVIAISRNIDSLNKMVRDKNTHSVLPIKADISKIVDQKKIVKTIKTLNLKIDVLVNNAGTIVNKPFEKINEKELQSVYATNVFAPFTLIQALLPLMNTRKRPHIINISSIGGFQGSSKFPGLSAYSSSKAALVGLTECLAEEFKTKNIAVNCLALGAVQTEMLAKAFPGYKAPLKASQMAEFICNFALTGHLYFNGKIIPVSSTTP, from the coding sequence ATGCTAATAGTTGTAACAGGGGCTTCAAAGGGTATAGGTTTTGAGATGGTGAAATTGTTTTCTAAAGATCCAAGCCATCTGGTTATTGCCATATCGAGAAACATTGATTCTTTAAATAAGATGGTGCGAGATAAAAACACGCACTCAGTATTACCGATTAAGGCAGATATTAGCAAGATTGTGGACCAAAAAAAAATCGTTAAAACAATCAAAACGCTTAATTTAAAAATTGATGTTCTAGTAAATAATGCCGGAACTATTGTAAACAAACCCTTTGAAAAAATAAATGAAAAAGAATTGCAAAGTGTTTATGCTACGAATGTTTTTGCTCCTTTCACATTAATTCAAGCTCTTTTACCTTTAATGAACACTAGAAAACGCCCACACATAATAAATATCAGTAGCATAGGCGGGTTTCAAGGAAGTTCGAAATTTCCGGGATTAAGCGCCTATTCAAGCAGCAAGGCCGCATTAGTTGGTTTAACGGAATGCCTTGCAGAAGAATTTAAAACAAAAAACATAGCTGTAAATTGTCTGGCTTTAGGAGCTGTTCAAACTGAAATGCTTGCAAAGGCTTTTCCTGGTTACAAAGCACCACTTAAGGCTTCTCAGATGGCAGAGTTTATTTGTAATTTTGCTTTAACTGGTCATCTGTATTTTAATGGGAAAATCATTCCAGTTTCTTCCACTACGCCTTAA
- the gap gene encoding type I glyceraldehyde-3-phosphate dehydrogenase produces the protein MKIAINGFGRIGRVFLRNCINIPEIEIVAINDITDTTTLAHLLKYDSVHRAFPGEIKTDGNTLIVNGKRIRVVSHKSPEDLPWKELGIDIVIESTGHFLDSESAKGHLKAGAKKVILSAPPKDDTIKTIVLGVNESVLSKDDVIISNASCTTNCAAPMLKVLEQFGIEQAYITTVHSYTSDQRIHDAPHKDLRRARAAAMSIIPTSTGAAKAITKIFPHLEGKIGGCGMRVPVPDGSLTDITCVLKNTPSIEEINKAFKIASEKDLKGILQYTEDPIVSVDVIGNSHSVLYDSEFTSVVGNLVKIIGWYDNEWGYSNRLVDLVKRIGK, from the coding sequence ATGAAAATAGCAATTAATGGTTTTGGTAGAATTGGAAGAGTTTTTTTGCGAAACTGCATTAATATTCCTGAAATAGAGATCGTTGCTATAAACGACATCACAGATACAACAACATTAGCCCACCTTTTAAAATACGATTCTGTTCATAGAGCATTTCCGGGAGAAATAAAAACAGACGGAAACACTTTAATTGTAAATGGTAAACGAATTAGAGTTGTTTCACATAAAAGTCCAGAAGATTTACCATGGAAAGAATTAGGGATTGACATCGTTATTGAAAGCACTGGGCATTTTTTAGATTCAGAAAGTGCAAAGGGACATTTAAAAGCCGGAGCAAAAAAAGTTATTCTTTCCGCACCGCCAAAGGACGATACGATAAAAACAATTGTGCTGGGAGTTAACGAATCGGTTTTGAGTAAGGACGATGTAATTATTTCGAACGCGAGTTGCACAACCAATTGCGCAGCACCCATGTTAAAAGTTCTTGAACAGTTTGGGATAGAGCAAGCGTACATTACAACGGTTCATTCTTATACTAGTGATCAACGTATTCATGATGCGCCACACAAAGATCTGAGAAGAGCGAGAGCAGCAGCTATGAGTATTATACCTACTTCTACAGGAGCAGCAAAAGCAATTACTAAAATTTTCCCGCATCTTGAAGGAAAAATAGGAGGTTGTGGAATGCGTGTGCCAGTTCCTGACGGTTCTTTAACGGATATTACCTGCGTCTTAAAAAATACGCCTAGCATTGAAGAAATTAACAAAGCGTTTAAAATAGCTTCTGAAAAGGATTTGAAAGGTATTTTGCAATACACTGAAGATCCAATTGTTAGTGTAGATGTAATTGGAAACTCTCACAGTGTTTTATATGATTCGGAATTCACGAGCGTTGTAGGCAACCTTGTGAAAATTATTGGTTGGTATGATAACGAATGGGGTTATAGTAATCGATTGGTAGATCTTGTTAAACGCATAGGAAAATAA
- a CDS encoding LiaF transmembrane domain-containing protein: protein MEDQNKKPLESLMDENMWRKAEKSHRRGKIMGGLLIVAIGSLFLARELGVEIPFWVFTWKMLLIGLGLILAVKHKFLHPGWILLVAVGGAFLVTDIYPEMQIKPILWPSLLILLGLMIIFKPRRKNFGRYRRHWRNKLGHREFHNYCQNFMNQEEPNKDDYIESTVVMAGVKKNIVTKNFKGGEVINVFGGSELNMSQADFEGTVKLEITQVFGGTKLIVPSNWEIRSEQTVTVFGNVEDKRALQANSGSEPEKVLIITGTTVFGGIDIKSF, encoded by the coding sequence ATGGAAGATCAAAATAAAAAGCCTCTAGAATCACTCATGGATGAGAATATGTGGCGCAAGGCTGAGAAGAGTCACCGTCGTGGTAAAATTATGGGGGGCTTATTAATAGTTGCAATTGGTTCACTTTTCTTAGCCAGAGAATTAGGCGTTGAAATACCATTTTGGGTATTTACTTGGAAAATGCTTTTAATCGGGTTGGGATTAATACTTGCCGTGAAGCACAAATTTTTACATCCTGGATGGATTTTACTTGTTGCTGTTGGGGGTGCCTTTTTAGTAACAGACATCTATCCTGAGATGCAAATAAAACCGATACTTTGGCCAAGCCTATTAATACTTCTAGGACTAATGATCATATTTAAACCTCGTAGAAAAAATTTTGGAAGATATCGTAGACACTGGAGAAACAAGCTCGGTCATCGCGAATTTCATAATTACTGTCAAAATTTTATGAATCAGGAAGAGCCAAACAAAGATGATTATATTGAGTCTACAGTAGTTATGGCCGGTGTAAAAAAAAACATCGTGACTAAAAACTTTAAAGGTGGTGAAGTCATAAATGTTTTTGGTGGGTCGGAACTTAACATGAGCCAAGCAGATTTTGAAGGCACTGTTAAACTTGAAATTACTCAGGTATTTGGTGGCACTAAGTTAATAGTACCTTCTAATTGGGAAATACGATCAGAGCAAACAGTGACTGTGTTTGGCAATGTAGAAGACAAAAGGGCTTTGCAAGCAAATAGTGGCAGTGAGCCGGAAAAGGTGCTTATCATCACCGGCACCACAGTTTTTGGAGGAATCGATATCAAAAGTTTTTAA
- a CDS encoding DUF4288 domain-containing protein has protein sequence MEKYLAKLMFNINIDNGSDASQFDEQIRIIESHSLEEAFYKARVIGKKEEEVFTDSSNKQISWQFIDVSDVYSLDVVKDGDQLYSNTHKIKDTGSFIKFIRQKSMEIQAKNLTFA, from the coding sequence ATGGAAAAATATCTCGCAAAACTTATGTTCAACATTAATATCGATAACGGTAGCGATGCATCACAATTTGATGAACAAATTAGAATAATAGAATCGCATAGTCTTGAAGAAGCTTTTTACAAAGCGCGCGTTATCGGAAAAAAAGAAGAAGAAGTATTTACCGATTCTAGCAATAAACAAATTAGCTGGCAATTTATCGACGTATCTGATGTATACTCACTTGATGTGGTAAAAGACGGTGATCAACTATATTCTAATACCCATAAAATAAAAGATACTGGATCCTTCATTAAGTTTATTCGCCAAAAATCAATGGAAATTCAGGCAAAAAACCTAACATTTGCATAA